One Bradyrhizobium sp. CCGB12 genomic window carries:
- a CDS encoding ATP-binding protein, producing MSRADAANACVQSDSIKGLAQSIAKPAYHRLLIAEPALRRAVPTLIIAFLITICLGAFVQVVDQTRQKRLVIRHDISALADVLAERIDRLTSARQERLKNIESLPSLLPDLIPSWGTASGRHVIVTSAGIDRRILARIPIDSDPSGNDRLLDAITIAQLVATPPRDANVSDMTLPNGNAAMATSRQIKSLPGFVTVIQERNEPIWGSDAALSVTLSATTGFVVLILGFAFHWQSTRAREGDLINDAVRGRIDTALNRGRCGLWDWDLSRGRIFWSQSMFSMLGLDGRNELLTFGEVNALVKSDDIDLFEIADQLISEKIDHIDQTFRMQHVDGHWIWLRVRCEKVRGATDSSVHLIGIAVDITEQKSLAEKTVEADLRLRDAIETIPEAFVLWDASDRLVLCNSHFQRLHKLPDTAVIPGTSYETVLEVGRMPEVRTRHNETGAQGPGARTFEAQLDDGSWLHISERRTKDGGYVSVGTDITRIKEHEQKLVDNDLRLRATVIDLKRSQAALERQAVELADLAEKYQREKTRAEEANQTKSKFLANMSHELRTPLNAIIGFSEIMGSGLFGELGSEKYQEYCQDILTSGHYLLEVINDILDMSKIEAGRMKLDMEELDLSRTLAESLRVVTGRAQDKHLILDADIAKSISVVADRRATKQIIVNLLSNAVKFTPDGGRVVVRSRQLDDRIVLMIADTGIGIAPHSLARLGRPFEQVESQLTKTYHGSGLGLAIARSLAQLQGGTMRLRSKIDVGTVVRVTLPRDAIKAATGISAAA from the coding sequence ATGTCGCGTGCAGACGCCGCGAACGCGTGCGTCCAATCCGATTCGATCAAGGGATTGGCGCAATCGATCGCGAAACCTGCCTATCACCGGCTACTGATCGCGGAGCCGGCGCTGCGCCGCGCCGTGCCGACGCTCATCATCGCGTTCCTGATCACGATCTGCCTCGGCGCGTTCGTGCAGGTCGTCGACCAGACGCGGCAGAAGCGGCTGGTGATCCGGCACGACATCTCGGCGCTCGCCGACGTGCTCGCCGAACGCATCGACCGCCTCACCTCCGCGCGACAGGAGCGGCTCAAGAACATCGAGAGCCTGCCGTCGCTGCTGCCTGATCTCATTCCGTCCTGGGGCACGGCCTCGGGCCGCCACGTCATCGTCACCTCGGCGGGCATCGACCGCCGTATCCTCGCCCGCATTCCGATCGACAGCGATCCCTCCGGCAACGACCGCCTGCTCGATGCGATCACGATCGCGCAACTGGTCGCGACGCCGCCACGCGACGCCAACGTCTCCGACATGACGCTGCCGAACGGCAACGCCGCGATGGCGACCTCGCGGCAGATCAAGTCGCTGCCCGGCTTCGTCACCGTGATCCAGGAACGCAACGAGCCGATCTGGGGCTCGGACGCCGCGCTCTCGGTGACGTTGTCGGCGACGACAGGCTTCGTCGTCCTGATCCTGGGCTTCGCCTTCCACTGGCAGTCGACCCGGGCCCGCGAAGGCGACCTCATTAACGACGCCGTGCGCGGCCGCATCGACACCGCACTCAACCGCGGCCGCTGCGGCCTGTGGGACTGGGACCTGTCCCGCGGCCGGATCTTCTGGTCGCAATCGATGTTCTCGATGCTCGGCCTCGACGGCCGCAACGAGCTCCTCACCTTCGGCGAGGTCAACGCGCTGGTGAAGTCCGACGACATCGATCTGTTCGAGATCGCCGACCAGCTCATCTCCGAGAAGATCGACCACATCGACCAGACCTTCCGCATGCAGCATGTCGACGGCCACTGGATCTGGCTCCGCGTCCGCTGCGAAAAGGTGCGCGGCGCGACCGATTCCAGCGTGCACCTGATCGGCATCGCCGTCGACATCACCGAGCAGAAGAGCCTCGCCGAGAAGACGGTGGAAGCCGACCTTCGCCTGCGCGACGCGATCGAGACCATCCCGGAAGCCTTCGTGCTGTGGGACGCGAGCGACCGCCTGGTGCTCTGCAATTCGCACTTCCAGCGTCTGCACAAATTGCCCGACACCGCCGTGATTCCCGGCACCTCCTACGAGACCGTGCTCGAGGTCGGCCGCATGCCGGAGGTGCGCACCCGCCACAACGAGACCGGTGCCCAAGGCCCCGGCGCGCGCACCTTCGAGGCGCAGCTCGACGACGGCAGCTGGCTGCACATCAGCGAGCGCCGCACCAAGGACGGCGGCTACGTCTCGGTCGGCACCGACATCACACGCATCAAGGAGCACGAGCAGAAGCTGGTCGACAACGATCTGCGCCTGCGCGCCACCGTCATCGACCTCAAGCGCTCGCAGGCCGCGCTGGAGCGCCAGGCGGTCGAGCTCGCCGACCTCGCCGAAAAGTACCAGCGCGAGAAGACCCGCGCCGAGGAAGCCAACCAGACCAAGTCGAAATTCCTCGCCAATATGAGCCACGAGCTGCGCACGCCGCTCAACGCGATCATCGGCTTCTCCGAGATCATGGGCTCGGGTCTGTTCGGCGAGCTCGGCAGCGAAAAATACCAGGAATACTGCCAGGACATCCTGACCAGCGGCCACTATCTGCTCGAGGTCATCAACGACATCCTCGACATGTCCAAGATCGAGGCCGGCCGCATGAAGCTGGACATGGAAGAGCTCGATCTGTCGCGGACGCTGGCGGAATCCTTGCGGGTCGTCACCGGCCGGGCGCAGGACAAGCACCTGATCCTCGACGCCGACATCGCAAAATCCATCTCCGTCGTCGCCGACCGCCGCGCCACCAAGCAGATCATCGTCAACCTGCTCTCAAACGCGGTGAAGTTCACGCCCGACGGCGGACGCGTCGTGGTGCGCAGCCGGCAGCTCGACGACCGGATCGTGCTGATGATCGCCGACACCGGCATCGGCATCGCGCCGCATTCGCTGGCGCGGCTCGGCCGCCCGTTCGAGCAGGTCGAGAGCCAGCTCACCAAGACCTATCACGGCTCGGGCCTCGGGCTCGCCATAGCGCGCTCGTTGGCGCAGCTCCAGGGCGGCACGATGCGCCTGCGCTCGAAGATCGATGTCGGCACGGTGGTGCGCGTGACGCTGCCGCGCGATGCGATCAAGGCAGCGACCGGGATCTCGGCGGCGGCTTAA
- a CDS encoding LysR family transcriptional regulator yields MIDKLELLLALAKERHFGRAAEACGVTQPTMSTGLKQLEEILGVMLVQRGSRFQGFTPEGERALDWARRIVGDARAMRDEINGLKHQLSGEIRIAAIPTVLGMVAALTTPFRARHPEVRFSIRSTTSSEVLGLLENLEVDAGLTYIENEPIGKVRTIPLYNESYRLLTSPDGMFGDRETVTWKEVGQVPLCLLTPDMQNRRIIDRALRSVGAEATPTLTSNSLLVLFTHVKTGRWASVMPAKLAETLGLSDTVRSIPIVDPEVNYSIGLVIPQRDPMTPLIAALVNVAREVAPSLQL; encoded by the coding sequence TTGATCGACAAGCTTGAACTGCTGCTGGCGCTGGCGAAGGAGCGGCATTTCGGACGCGCGGCGGAGGCCTGCGGGGTCACCCAGCCGACCATGTCGACTGGGCTCAAGCAGCTCGAGGAGATCCTCGGCGTCATGCTGGTCCAGCGCGGGTCCCGCTTCCAGGGCTTTACGCCGGAAGGCGAGCGGGCGCTGGACTGGGCGCGGCGGATCGTGGGCGATGCCCGCGCGATGCGCGACGAGATCAACGGGCTGAAGCATCAGCTCTCCGGCGAGATCCGCATCGCGGCGATCCCGACCGTGCTCGGCATGGTCGCCGCGCTGACGACGCCGTTCCGCGCCAGGCATCCGGAGGTGCGTTTCAGCATCCGCTCGACGACCTCATCGGAGGTGCTGGGATTGCTCGAAAATCTCGAGGTTGACGCGGGGCTGACCTATATCGAGAACGAGCCGATCGGCAAGGTGCGCACCATTCCGCTCTACAACGAGAGCTATCGTTTGCTGACGTCGCCGGACGGGATGTTCGGCGACCGCGAGACGGTGACCTGGAAAGAGGTCGGGCAGGTGCCGCTGTGCCTGCTCACGCCCGACATGCAGAACCGCCGCATCATCGACCGTGCGCTGCGCTCGGTCGGTGCCGAGGCGACGCCGACGCTGACCTCGAACTCGCTGCTCGTGCTCTTCACGCACGTCAAGACGGGGCGCTGGGCGAGCGTGATGCCGGCCAAGCTCGCCGAGACGCTCGGCCTGTCCGATACGGTGCGCTCGATCCCGATCGTCGATCCCGAGGTCAATTACAGCATCGGCCTGGTGATCCCGCAGCGCGATCCGATGACGCCGCTGATCGCAGCGCTGGTCAATGTCGCGCGCGAAGTCGCGCCGTCGCTGCAGTTGTAG
- the fdhF gene encoding formate dehydrogenase subunit alpha yields MSLIEEIDFGTPASKSETMVTLTIDGNEVTVPEGTSIMRAAMDAGHQIPKLCATDMVDAFGSCRLCLVEIEGRAGTPASCTTPVMNGLVVHTQTERLKKLRKGVMELYISDHPLDCLTCGANGDCELQDMAGAVGLRDVRYGYEGENHVFAKTPGKTDGCANDHWMPKDESNPYFTYDPSKCIVCSRCVRACEEVQGTFALTISGRGFDSRVSPGMSESFLGSECVSCGACVQACPTATLTEKSVIEIGQPEHSVVTTCAYCGVGCAFKAEMRGEEVVRMVPYKDGKANRGHSCVKGRFAWGYTNHKERILNPMIRERIEDPWREVSWDEAFSFAAAKMRGIQKQYGRDAIGGITSSRCTNEETYLVQKLIRGGFGNNNVDTCARVCHSPTGYGLSQTFGTSAGTQDFDSVEDTDVAVIIGANPASAHPVFASRLKKRLRQGAKLIVIDPRRTEMVESPHVKALHLPLMPGTNVAVVTALAHVIVTEGLANEAFVRERCDWAEFEEWAAFVAQPKHSPEATAILTGVDPKVLREAARIYATGGNGAIYYGLGVTEHSQGSTTVIAIANLAMATGNIGRPGVGVNPLRGQNNVQGSCDMGSFPHELPGYRHISGDAVRDQFEALWNVKLNPEPGLRIPNMFDAAIEGSFMGIYVQGEDILQSDPNTKHVVAALSSMECVIVHDLFLNETANYAHVFLPGSSFLEKDGTFTNAERRIQRVRKVMSPKNGMADWEVTIALAKAMGFEMNYNHPSEIMDEIAALTPTFAGVSYAKLDELGSVQWPCNEKAPEGTPVMHIDGFVRGKGKFIVTEYVATDERTGPRFPLLLTTGRILSQYNVGAQTRRTENVVWHAEDRLEIHPHDAEQRGVRDGDWVRLQSRAGETTLRAEITDRVSPGVVYTTFHHPDTQANVITTDFSDWATNCPEYKVTAVQISPSNGPSDWQKSYDEQARHSRRIAPAEAAE; encoded by the coding sequence ATGTCTCTGATCGAAGAAATCGACTTCGGCACGCCGGCTTCAAAATCGGAAACGATGGTCACGCTGACCATCGACGGCAATGAGGTCACGGTGCCCGAAGGCACCTCGATCATGCGGGCCGCGATGGACGCCGGCCACCAGATCCCGAAGCTTTGCGCGACCGACATGGTCGACGCGTTCGGCTCCTGCCGGCTCTGCCTCGTCGAGATCGAGGGTCGCGCCGGCACGCCGGCCTCCTGCACCACGCCTGTCATGAACGGCCTCGTCGTCCACACCCAGACCGAGCGGCTGAAGAAGCTGCGCAAGGGCGTGATGGAGCTCTACATCTCCGACCATCCGCTCGACTGCCTCACCTGCGGCGCCAATGGTGATTGCGAATTGCAGGACATGGCCGGCGCCGTGGGCCTGCGCGACGTGCGCTACGGCTATGAGGGCGAGAACCACGTCTTCGCCAAGACACCTGGCAAGACCGATGGCTGCGCCAACGACCACTGGATGCCGAAGGACGAATCCAATCCGTACTTCACCTACGATCCCTCCAAGTGCATCGTCTGCTCGCGCTGCGTCCGCGCCTGCGAGGAGGTGCAAGGCACCTTCGCGCTGACCATCTCCGGCCGCGGCTTCGACAGCCGCGTCTCGCCTGGCATGAGCGAGAGCTTCCTCGGCTCCGAATGCGTGTCCTGCGGCGCCTGCGTGCAGGCTTGCCCGACTGCGACGCTGACGGAAAAATCCGTGATCGAGATCGGCCAGCCCGAGCACTCCGTTGTCACCACCTGCGCCTATTGCGGCGTCGGCTGCGCCTTCAAGGCCGAGATGCGCGGCGAGGAAGTTGTGCGCATGGTGCCCTACAAGGACGGCAAGGCCAATCGCGGCCATTCCTGCGTCAAGGGCCGCTTCGCCTGGGGCTACACCAACCACAAGGAACGCATCCTCAATCCCATGATCCGCGAGCGGATCGAGGATCCCTGGCGCGAAGTGTCCTGGGACGAGGCGTTCTCATTTGCCGCGGCGAAGATGCGCGGCATCCAGAAGCAGTACGGCCGCGACGCCATCGGCGGCATCACCTCGTCCCGCTGCACCAACGAGGAAACCTATCTGGTGCAGAAGCTGATCCGCGGCGGCTTCGGCAACAACAATGTCGACACCTGCGCCCGCGTCTGCCATTCGCCGACCGGCTATGGCCTGTCGCAGACTTTCGGCACCTCTGCCGGCACGCAGGACTTCGACTCGGTGGAGGACACCGACGTCGCGGTGATCATCGGCGCCAATCCGGCCTCGGCTCACCCGGTGTTCGCCTCGCGCCTGAAGAAGCGGCTGCGCCAGGGTGCCAAACTGATCGTGATCGATCCGCGCCGTACCGAGATGGTGGAATCGCCGCATGTGAAGGCGCTGCACCTGCCCCTGATGCCCGGCACCAACGTTGCGGTCGTGACGGCGCTGGCGCATGTCATCGTCACCGAGGGCCTCGCCAACGAGGCCTTCGTGCGCGAGCGCTGCGACTGGGCCGAGTTCGAGGAATGGGCCGCGTTCGTCGCCCAGCCCAAGCACAGCCCGGAAGCCACCGCCATCCTCACCGGCGTCGATCCGAAGGTGCTGCGCGAAGCCGCCCGCATCTACGCCACCGGCGGCAATGGCGCGATCTATTACGGCCTCGGTGTCACCGAGCACAGCCAGGGCTCGACCACGGTGATCGCGATCGCCAACCTCGCGATGGCGACCGGCAATATCGGCCGTCCCGGCGTCGGCGTGAACCCGCTGCGCGGCCAGAACAACGTGCAGGGCTCCTGCGACATGGGCTCGTTCCCGCACGAGCTGCCCGGCTACCGTCACATCTCGGGCGACGCCGTGCGCGACCAGTTCGAGGCGCTGTGGAACGTCAAGCTCAACCCGGAGCCGGGCCTGCGCATTCCCAACATGTTCGATGCTGCGATCGAAGGCTCGTTCATGGGCATCTACGTGCAGGGCGAGGACATCCTCCAGTCCGATCCCAACACCAAGCACGTGGTAGCGGCGCTGTCGTCGATGGAATGCGTCATCGTCCACGACCTCTTCCTGAACGAGACCGCGAATTACGCGCACGTGTTCCTGCCCGGCTCGAGCTTCCTGGAGAAGGACGGCACCTTCACCAACGCCGAGCGCCGCATCCAGCGCGTCCGCAAGGTGATGTCGCCGAAGAACGGCATGGCCGACTGGGAAGTCACCATCGCGCTTGCCAAGGCGATGGGCTTCGAGATGAACTACAACCATCCGTCGGAGATCATGGACGAGATCGCGGCGCTAACGCCGACCTTCGCCGGTGTCTCCTACGCCAAGCTCGACGAGCTCGGCTCAGTGCAGTGGCCCTGTAACGAGAAGGCGCCGGAGGGCACGCCGGTGATGCATATCGATGGCTTCGTCCGCGGCAAGGGCAAGTTCATCGTCACCGAATATGTTGCGACCGACGAGCGCACCGGCCCTCGCTTCCCGCTGCTGCTCACCACCGGCCGCATCCTCAGCCAGTACAATGTCGGCGCGCAGACTAGGCGCACCGAGAACGTGGTCTGGCATGCCGAGGACCGGCTGGAGATCCATCCGCACGATGCCGAGCAGCGCGGCGTGCGCGACGGCGACTGGGTGCGGCTGCAGAGCCGCGCCGGTGAAACCACGCTGCGCGCGGAGATCACCGACCGCGTGTCGCCGGGTGTCGTCTACACCACCTTCCACCACCCGGATACGCAGGCCAACGTCATCACGACCGACTTTTCGGACTGGGCGACCAACTGCCCCGAATACAAGGTCACCGCGGTGCAGATCTCGCCGTCGAACGGCCCGTCCGACTGGCAGAAGTCCTACGACGAGCAGGCGCGGCACTCCCGCCGCATCGCGCCAGCCGAGGCCGCGGAGTAG
- a CDS encoding cation-efflux pump has product MTSQHNKTSVAAISIFASGGMAAAKFVVGIAIGSLALISEALHSAIDLVATIITWAVVRVSDKPADEEHHYGHGKLESVSALGVTALLYVLAGGILVEAYSRLREGTQPPTISAVPFVVLVIDIAVNLWRARALHRAARETRSQALAADALHFASDVMGSSAVIVGLVLAGLGFWWGDAAAAAAVAVMIALLGLRMAGSTVQTLVDRAPEGAQEKAKAAIRSVPGVIEVERLRVRMVGATTFIDTIAKVPRTYPIDRVEDIKHNAELAVSKAFGDADLTFMAIPVARNNETVRDRIMVIARNSGLAIHHVTVHDLGAKLIVGIDLEVDGEMRLDSAHDVANTLERNIQEEFGADVEVDVHIEPLEPELPFGVDAPPERVQTIAAALTEFAGEGEIHDIHNVRVRNTEAGEIVNFHCRAAPSMSVIRVHEHVDAIERALRRAFPSVKRVISHAEPPRV; this is encoded by the coding sequence ATGACCTCCCAGCACAATAAGACCTCGGTCGCCGCAATCTCGATCTTCGCCAGCGGGGGCATGGCGGCGGCCAAGTTCGTGGTCGGGATCGCGATCGGCTCGCTGGCGCTGATCTCCGAGGCGCTGCATTCCGCGATCGACCTGGTCGCCACCATCATCACCTGGGCGGTGGTGCGGGTGTCCGACAAGCCGGCGGACGAGGAGCACCATTACGGCCACGGCAAGCTGGAGAGCGTCTCCGCGCTCGGCGTCACGGCGCTGCTTTACGTGCTCGCCGGCGGCATCCTAGTCGAGGCCTATAGCCGGCTGCGCGAGGGAACCCAGCCGCCGACGATTTCGGCCGTGCCCTTCGTCGTGCTGGTGATCGACATCGCCGTCAATCTCTGGCGCGCCCGCGCGCTGCACCGTGCCGCGCGGGAGACCAGGAGCCAGGCACTGGCGGCGGACGCGCTGCATTTCGCCTCCGACGTGATGGGCTCGTCTGCCGTGATCGTGGGCCTGGTCCTCGCCGGCCTCGGCTTCTGGTGGGGCGACGCCGCCGCGGCCGCCGCCGTCGCCGTGATGATCGCCCTGCTCGGCCTGCGCATGGCCGGCTCGACGGTGCAGACGCTGGTCGACCGCGCGCCGGAGGGCGCCCAGGAGAAGGCCAAGGCCGCGATCCGCAGCGTGCCGGGGGTGATCGAGGTCGAGCGACTGCGCGTGCGCATGGTCGGGGCGACCACGTTCATCGACACCATCGCGAAGGTGCCACGGACCTATCCGATCGACCGCGTCGAGGACATCAAGCACAACGCCGAACTCGCCGTCAGCAAGGCGTTCGGCGACGCCGACCTCACCTTCATGGCCATCCCCGTCGCGCGCAACAACGAGACCGTGCGCGACCGCATCATGGTGATCGCGCGCAATTCCGGCCTCGCGATCCACCACGTCACGGTGCACGACCTCGGCGCCAAGCTGATCGTCGGCATCGACCTCGAGGTCGACGGCGAGATGCGGCTCGATTCAGCCCACGACGTCGCCAATACGCTGGAGCGGAACATCCAGGAGGAGTTCGGCGCGGACGTCGAGGTCGATGTCCATATCGAGCCACTGGAACCGGAGCTGCCGTTCGGCGTCGACGCCCCGCCGGAACGCGTGCAAACCATTGCCGCCGCGCTGACGGAGTTTGCCGGCGAAGGCGAGATTCACGACATCCATAACGTACGCGTCCGCAACACCGAGGCCGGCGAGATCGTCAACTTCCACTGCCGCGCAGCGCCGTCGATGAGCGTGATCAGGGTGCACGAGCATGTCGATGCGATCGAGCGCGCATTGCGGCGCGCGTTCCCGAGCGTGAAGCGCGTCATCAGCCACGCCGAGCCGCCGCGTGTGTGA
- a CDS encoding formate dehydrogenase subunit gamma: MTAVYEPRYESWDETRGAEIIAEHAKQEGATLVILHALQEAFGYVPEAAIPMVAQALNLSRAEVHGVFTFYHDFRHKPAGRHVLKLCRAEACQAAGGDALAARAEAKLGVTLGNTTADDRVTLEPIYCLGLCATAPSAMLDGRLIGRLDQKRLDALVAEAQR; encoded by the coding sequence ATGACAGCGGTTTACGAGCCTCGTTACGAATCATGGGACGAAACGCGCGGCGCCGAGATCATCGCCGAACATGCCAAGCAGGAAGGCGCGACGCTCGTCATCCTGCATGCGCTTCAAGAGGCGTTCGGCTACGTGCCGGAGGCCGCCATTCCCATGGTGGCGCAGGCGCTCAATCTGTCGCGCGCCGAAGTGCACGGCGTATTCACGTTCTATCATGATTTCCGCCACAAGCCCGCCGGCCGCCATGTCCTGAAGCTCTGCCGCGCGGAAGCTTGCCAGGCTGCCGGCGGCGATGCGCTGGCCGCGCGCGCCGAGGCCAAGCTTGGCGTCACGCTCGGCAACACCACGGCCGACGATCGCGTCACGCTGGAGCCGATCTACTGCCTCGGCCTGTGTGCGACCGCGCCCTCCGCGATGCTCGACGGCCGCCTGATCGGCCGGCTCGATCAGAAGCGCCTCGATGCACTGGTTGCGGAGGCACAGCGATGA
- a CDS encoding NADH-quinone oxidoreductase subunit NuoF, with the protein MSMRLFVSRDAGAVAVGADEVALALDQAAAKRGVAVEIVRTGSHGMYWLEPLVEVATPQGRIAFGPVTATDVPSLLDALAGNTSHLLRLGATDEIPWLKRQTRLTFARCGVIDPRSLDDYRAHGGYKGLEHALSLGSDAILNEVTASGLRGRGGAGFPTGIKWKTVAQAKADRKFIVCNADEGDSGTFADRMIMEGDPFLVIEGMTIAGITVGATKGYIYIRSEYPHAVEAMNAAIAAARRGGYLGANIGGSKQAFDLEVRVGAGAYVCGEETSLLESLEGRRGIVRAKPPLPAHHGLFGKPTVINNVLSFAAIPFILAEGAKAYADFGMGRSRGTMPIQLAGNIRYGGLFETAFGVTLGELVDDIGGGTFTGRPVRAVQVGGPLGAYFPRALFDTPFDYEAFAARDGLIGHGGIVVFDDSVDMRRQARFAMEFCAVESCGKCTPCRIGSTRGVETIEKIINGERVSENLALVEDLCNTMKFGSLCALGGFTPYPVLSALKHFREDFAPVPTTLQAAE; encoded by the coding sequence ATGAGCATGCGTCTATTCGTCTCACGCGATGCGGGTGCGGTTGCCGTCGGCGCCGATGAAGTTGCATTGGCGCTGGATCAGGCTGCGGCCAAGCGCGGCGTCGCGGTTGAGATCGTCAGGACCGGCTCGCACGGCATGTACTGGCTGGAGCCGCTGGTCGAGGTCGCGACGCCACAGGGCCGGATCGCGTTCGGGCCTGTTACCGCGACCGACGTGCCCTCCCTGCTCGATGCGCTTGCCGGCAACACGTCGCATCTCTTGCGGCTGGGCGCCACCGACGAGATCCCCTGGCTGAAGCGCCAGACCCGCCTCACCTTCGCCCGCTGCGGCGTGATCGACCCGCGCTCGCTCGACGACTACCGCGCCCATGGCGGCTACAAGGGCCTGGAGCACGCGCTGTCGCTCGGCTCCGATGCGATCCTCAACGAAGTGACAGCTTCAGGCCTGCGGGGCCGCGGCGGCGCGGGCTTCCCCACCGGCATCAAGTGGAAGACCGTCGCGCAGGCGAAGGCCGACCGCAAATTCATCGTCTGCAACGCCGACGAAGGCGACAGCGGCACCTTTGCCGATCGCATGATCATGGAAGGCGATCCCTTCCTGGTGATCGAGGGCATGACGATCGCCGGCATCACCGTCGGCGCGACCAAGGGCTACATCTACATCCGCAGCGAATATCCGCACGCGGTCGAGGCGATGAACGCCGCGATCGCAGCGGCCAGGCGCGGCGGCTATCTCGGCGCGAACATCGGCGGCTCGAAGCAAGCGTTCGATCTCGAGGTGCGCGTCGGCGCCGGCGCTTATGTCTGCGGCGAGGAGACCTCGCTGCTGGAAAGCCTCGAGGGCCGCCGCGGCATCGTGCGCGCCAAGCCGCCGCTGCCCGCCCATCACGGCCTGTTCGGCAAGCCGACCGTGATCAACAACGTGCTGTCCTTCGCGGCCATCCCCTTCATCCTCGCCGAAGGCGCCAAGGCCTACGCCGATTTCGGCATGGGCCGTTCGCGCGGCACGATGCCGATCCAGCTCGCCGGCAACATCCGCTACGGCGGCTTGTTCGAGACCGCGTTCGGCGTGACGCTCGGCGAGCTCGTCGACGACATCGGCGGCGGCACGTTCACGGGCCGCCCGGTCCGCGCCGTGCAGGTCGGCGGCCCGCTCGGCGCCTATTTTCCCCGCGCGCTGTTCGATACGCCGTTCGACTACGAGGCCTTCGCCGCGCGCGACGGCCTGATCGGCCATGGCGGCATCGTCGTGTTCGACGACAGCGTCGACATGCGCAGGCAGGCACGCTTCGCGATGGAGTTCTGCGCGGTCGAATCCTGCGGCAAGTGCACGCCCTGCCGGATCGGCTCGACCCGCGGCGTCGAGACCATCGAGAAGATCATCAATGGCGAGCGCGTGAGCGAGAATCTCGCGCTGGTCGAAGACCTCTGCAACACCATGAAATTCGGCTCGCTCTGTGCGCTCGGCGGCTTCACGCCCTACCCAGTGCTCAGCGCATTGAAGCACTTCCGGGAGGATTTCGCACCCGTCCCGACCACGCTTCAGGCCGCGGAATAG
- a CDS encoding zinc-binding dehydrogenase yields MKAYVYGPDGAQISDVAQPKPKGTQVLVRVRACGLNRADTGMRKGHAHGAAGGVGTVLGMEWAGEVAELGPDAKGVEVGDRIMGSGGAAFAEYTLADHGRLFRAPSNMNFEEAATLPVALATMHNAVVTIGGVQPGQTVLIQGASSGVGLMAMQIARLKGAKLVIGSSTDAYRRGRLKEYGADLAVDSSDPKWVDDVLKATNGEGVDLIVDQVSGKVASQNLAATKIKGRIVNVGRLGGTHADFNFDLHAARRIDYVGVTFRTRTIEEVREIFEEVRKDIWGAVESRKLQLPIDKVYPFDQIDQAFEHMEANKHLGKIVVTVP; encoded by the coding sequence ATGAAGGCTTATGTGTATGGCCCTGACGGCGCTCAGATTTCCGACGTCGCTCAACCGAAACCCAAGGGCACGCAGGTGCTGGTGCGCGTCCGCGCCTGTGGCCTCAATCGCGCCGACACCGGCATGCGCAAGGGCCACGCCCATGGCGCGGCCGGCGGCGTCGGCACCGTGCTCGGCATGGAATGGGCCGGCGAAGTCGCCGAGCTCGGGCCCGACGCAAAAGGCGTAGAGGTCGGCGACCGCATCATGGGCTCGGGCGGCGCTGCCTTCGCCGAATATACGCTCGCCGATCACGGCCGGCTGTTCCGCGCACCCTCGAACATGAATTTCGAGGAGGCCGCCACCCTCCCCGTCGCGCTCGCGACCATGCACAACGCCGTCGTCACCATCGGCGGCGTGCAGCCGGGCCAAACCGTGTTGATCCAGGGCGCCAGCTCCGGCGTCGGCCTGATGGCGATGCAGATCGCCAGGCTCAAGGGCGCAAAGCTCGTGATCGGCTCGTCGACCGACGCCTATCGCCGCGGCCGGCTGAAGGAATACGGCGCCGATCTCGCCGTCGACAGCTCCGATCCGAAATGGGTCGACGACGTCCTGAAGGCAACGAACGGCGAAGGCGTCGATCTCATCGTCGACCAGGTCTCGGGCAAAGTCGCGAGCCAGAACCTCGCCGCGACGAAGATCAAGGGCCGGATCGTCAATGTCGGCCGGCTCGGCGGCACCCATGCCGACTTCAACTTCGACCTGCATGCCGCGCGCCGCATCGATTATGTCGGCGTCACCTTCCGCACCCGCACCATCGAGGAGGTCCGCGAGATCTTCGAGGAGGTCCGCAAGGACATCTGGGGCGCGGTGGAATCGCGCAAACTGCAACTGCCGATCGACAAGGTTTATCCGTTCGACCAGATCGACCAGGCGTTCGAGCACATGGAGGCGAACAAGCATCTGGGGAAGATCGTCGTGACGGTGCCGTAG